In Desulfofustis limnaeus, the genomic stretch GACCCGTAAAATCCGCATCGATCCCGACGAAGGCTATGGCCCGCGCCTCAAGGATCTGCTGCACGAGGTGCCACGGCCAACCATCGAAAAACGGTTGAAACCGAAGTCCGGAATGGTCATCTCACAGCAGGTGGAGCGGGACGGAAAAAAGTGCGTTGTGCCGGCGACGATCATCGAAGTGAACGACGAGACCGTGGTGATCGACTACAATCACCCGCTTGCCGGCCACCACCTCACCTACGAACTGACGGTACTCGCCATTGAGGAGCCGGCCTGAAACCGGAAGTTGAACCTCCCTGCAGCGTCCGGTCCGCTTGTCCGCAACGCCTCGAAAGCGGCGAAAAAAACCTGTACATTAGCAAAGCCGTATGTATAGAATTATGTGATTACCATAACCATTCTCGTTGCAGGGGTGCCGTATGCA encodes the following:
- a CDS encoding FKBP-type peptidyl-prolyl cis-trans isomerase gives rise to the protein MTKAKVTQHDRITLAVIGKLDNGALFYEVTPQEPLVVELGDNQLPPSVETALIGMRVGETRKIRIDPDEGYGPRLKDLLHEVPRPTIEKRLKPKSGMVISQQVERDGKKCVVPATIIEVNDETVVIDYNHPLAGHHLTYELTVLAIEEPA